Proteins co-encoded in one Conexivisphaerales archaeon genomic window:
- a CDS encoding NADH-quinone oxidoreductase subunit B family protein, with protein sequence MTLRDWARKRSIWVFDVNAASCNGCDIEILDAFTPRYDVERLGVVLVPSPRHADVLLVTGTVNSMMKERLRTIYEQMPEPKYVVAVGACALGGGVYKGCYNVGHGVDKVIPVDLYIPGCPPRPEAIIYGIVKLVTGEPPDPKEES encoded by the coding sequence TTGACACTGAGGGACTGGGCCAGAAAGAGGTCGATCTGGGTCTTTGATGTGAACGCTGCTTCTTGCAACGGTTGTGATATCGAAATCCTCGATGCGTTCACTCCTCGCTACGATGTCGAAAGGCTCGGTGTTGTGCTTGTTCCCAGCCCGAGACACGCAGATGTTCTTCTGGTTACTGGCACAGTCAATTCGATGATGAAGGAGAGGCTCAGAACCATATACGAACAGATGCCTGAACCTAAGTATGTTGTAGCTGTGGGTGCATGCGCTCTGGGAGGGGGCGTCTACAAGGGATGCTACAACGTAGGGCATGGTGTCGACAAGGTGATTCCTGTAGACCTGTACATACCAGGCTGCCCCCCGAGACCGGAAGCAATCATATATGGGATAGTAAAGCTTGTCACAGGTGAACCTCCAGACCCCAAGGAGGAGAGCTAG
- a CDS encoding hydrogenase maturation protease: protein MKGGDTGKKDDIGSRWRDDLKAILRQRPCELVGIGNPIRRDDSAGLFVIRHLRKKYGKHPSEGVVIHDPITAPELVRLKLSYKNARVIVFDSAEMNMKPGSIMLANISDSRYGFFATHNIPLKLIPYFAEHPEKTWIVGIQPEDVSIGEGLSNTAMKSVKELVSFFGIIFEGEAE from the coding sequence TTGAAGGGCGGCGATACCGGTAAAAAAGATGATATCGGTTCCCGCTGGCGTGACGACCTTAAGGCTATCCTCAGGCAGCGTCCCTGTGAGCTCGTTGGTATAGGAAATCCGATCAGAAGGGATGACTCTGCTGGATTATTTGTGATAAGACATTTGAGGAAGAAATATGGAAAGCATCCTAGCGAAGGAGTAGTAATCCATGACCCGATTACTGCACCGGAATTGGTCAGGTTGAAACTCTCATACAAGAATGCGAGGGTCATTGTTTTTGACTCTGCAGAGATGAACATGAAACCAGGAAGCATAATGCTTGCAAACATATCTGATTCAAGGTATGGATTCTTTGCAACCCACAACATACCGCTGAAGCTGATTCCATACTTCGCTGAACACCCTGAAAAGACATGGATAGTGGGGATACAGCCTGAAGACGTTTCGATCGGAGAAGGACTTTCAAACACAGCAATGAAATCTGTGAAAGAATTGGTATCATTCTTTGGCATCATATTCGAAGGTGAAGCTGAATGA
- a CDS encoding NFYB/HAP3 family transcription factor subunit, translated as MSETEFGAAGIYRILKKAGAERVGDDAVIELRTALEDIGMKISVKAVELALHAGRKTVRGNDVRLAVKTFLER; from the coding sequence ATGTCGGAAACAGAGTTTGGGGCAGCAGGAATCTACAGAATCCTGAAGAAGGCAGGAGCTGAAAGAGTTGGTGATGATGCCGTGATCGAGCTGAGAACGGCCTTGGAAGATATAGGCATGAAAATAAGCGTGAAGGCGGTTGAGCTTGCTTTGCACGCCGGCAGGAAGACTGTCAGAGGAAATGATGTAAGATTAGCTGTAAAGACGTTCCTGGAAAGATGA
- a CDS encoding 4Fe-4S binding protein, which translates to MFRRRIGKAMGEMFRTAMQQPVTVKYPFGPVIVAERFRGKLEIDPVKCTGCGVCEIVCPAGVITMAHVGKRKIGDREIEVKKPVFDLYSCISCGQCVDDCRFGALALTNNFELAVFDKNSLVMKKALKVVQ; encoded by the coding sequence ATGTTCAGAAGGAGAATAGGCAAAGCGATGGGAGAAATGTTCAGGACTGCAATGCAGCAGCCTGTAACCGTAAAATATCCGTTTGGTCCTGTAATAGTTGCAGAGAGGTTCAGAGGAAAACTCGAGATAGACCCGGTCAAGTGCACCGGGTGTGGAGTATGTGAGATAGTCTGTCCTGCCGGGGTTATAACGATGGCGCATGTGGGCAAAAGAAAGATAGGCGACAGAGAGATAGAAGTCAAGAAGCCTGTCTTCGACTTGTACTCATGCATATCTTGCGGTCAGTGCGTCGATGACTGCAGGTTCGGAGCTCTGGCTTTGACAAATAACTTTGAGCTCGCAGTGTTTGATAAGAATTCCCTTGTGATGAAGAAGGCGTTGAAAGTTGTACAATGA
- a CDS encoding DUF6390 family protein, which translates to MKIKEKKEGIILHAKHAYMPNSLGFCGPDEGGRILEHLQEGKVSEQLISDLMKFEAAYPFIRMIAESTGKDVFDYEVPEAYWIGNRLLEKVRVEDFYRFTHSTLKRRDREAVKKVFKAGEADLLPHHTMYVMMSLAFPMVKGGPTVESEKRIVEQMDNCRVSCGEVKEIRRKELVVLRRPLVKDERGISLAKPVITRVRYDGSIDSFTRLKTGEKVSIHWNFACQRLTEAQARNIEAYTVYDLDKVNKMMTKLKTVFR; encoded by the coding sequence ATGAAGATAAAAGAGAAGAAGGAAGGGATAATTCTGCATGCCAAGCATGCTTACATGCCGAACAGCTTGGGATTTTGCGGCCCTGATGAAGGAGGGAGAATACTTGAGCACCTGCAAGAAGGCAAGGTCTCTGAACAATTGATTTCTGACCTGATGAAGTTTGAAGCTGCTTATCCTTTCATTCGCATGATAGCTGAATCAACTGGCAAAGATGTCTTCGACTATGAGGTACCTGAGGCATACTGGATAGGAAACAGGCTTCTGGAGAAGGTAAGGGTTGAAGATTTCTACAGGTTTACACATTCAACGCTCAAGAGAAGAGACAGGGAAGCTGTGAAGAAGGTATTCAAAGCTGGGGAAGCAGACTTGCTCCCTCATCACACGATGTACGTTATGATGAGTCTGGCTTTTCCGATGGTGAAAGGAGGTCCGACCGTCGAAAGTGAAAAAAGAATAGTAGAGCAGATGGATAACTGCAGGGTCTCATGTGGGGAAGTGAAGGAGATACGGCGTAAAGAGCTTGTAGTTCTCAGAAGGCCACTGGTGAAGGATGAAAGAGGAATATCTTTGGCAAAGCCTGTCATCACAAGAGTGAGATATGACGGGAGCATCGACTCTTTCACGAGACTAAAGACGGGCGAAAAGGTGTCGATTCACTGGAATTTTGCTTGCCAGAGGCTGACAGAGGCTCAAGCTAGGAACATAGAGGCCTACACAGTCTACGACTTGGATAAAGTCAATAAAATGATGACAAAACTGAAAACTGTGTTTAGATAG
- a CDS encoding nickel-dependent hydrogenase large subunit, with protein sequence MSEDSKERREAGAGLMEYSPENLVPFGPVHPSLKEPEYFKLILEGEKIVEVYPRIGYVHRGIERAAQDRTWVKNIYLFERICGICSFAHSLAYTEGTESLTEFQIPLRAKYLRLIIAELERIHSHLLWLGLVGYWTGFDTLFMWIWKDREHILDLLEAITGNRVHKSFSTLGGVRKDLTPGLAEKLKHETRFITERARYYEELLHTEETLISRTRGVGNLTKQVAERLCPVGPLLRCSGIARDVRKEDPYAAYEYVQPDVKTSNAGDVESLLSIRLAEVVDSCRMIDEALERLPEGQIRIPFPRIIPRGDAYFHVEAPRGELFYFIRSLGMAKPERVKIRTPTLANLLTAAEMLKGRPLADVPVVLTGIDPCFGCMDRITVIDVDKSKEWSVSGEELRIYGIEYYKRKVGRC encoded by the coding sequence TTGAGTGAAGATAGCAAGGAGAGAAGAGAAGCAGGAGCGGGGCTGATGGAGTACTCTCCAGAGAACCTTGTTCCGTTTGGACCGGTTCATCCATCCCTAAAAGAACCGGAGTACTTCAAGCTGATCCTTGAAGGGGAGAAGATAGTTGAAGTCTATCCAAGGATTGGTTATGTCCACAGGGGGATAGAGAGGGCGGCCCAGGACAGGACATGGGTTAAGAACATATACCTCTTCGAAAGGATCTGCGGTATCTGTAGCTTTGCCCACAGTTTGGCCTACACAGAGGGGACAGAATCCCTTACGGAATTTCAGATTCCGTTGAGGGCCAAGTATCTGAGGCTGATTATAGCTGAGCTTGAGAGAATTCACAGTCATTTACTCTGGCTGGGTCTGGTAGGATACTGGACAGGTTTTGATACCCTCTTCATGTGGATCTGGAAGGATAGGGAGCATATTCTTGACCTGCTTGAAGCAATCACAGGGAACAGGGTTCACAAGTCTTTTTCAACACTCGGCGGTGTAAGAAAGGACCTCACTCCTGGCCTTGCTGAAAAGCTGAAGCATGAGACCAGATTCATAACAGAAAGGGCGAGATACTACGAAGAGCTTCTACATACAGAGGAGACGCTGATAAGCAGAACAAGGGGGGTGGGTAATCTTACCAAGCAGGTTGCGGAGAGACTCTGTCCTGTTGGACCATTATTACGCTGCTCTGGCATTGCGAGGGATGTGAGAAAAGAGGACCCATATGCAGCATACGAATACGTCCAGCCAGACGTTAAGACATCGAATGCAGGTGATGTCGAATCTCTTCTTTCTATAAGGCTTGCTGAAGTGGTGGATTCGTGCAGGATGATTGACGAAGCACTAGAAAGACTACCAGAAGGTCAGATAAGAATTCCTTTCCCCAGAATCATACCTAGGGGAGATGCGTATTTCCATGTAGAGGCTCCAAGAGGCGAGCTCTTCTACTTCATAAGGTCTCTAGGTATGGCGAAGCCCGAAAGGGTCAAAATAAGGACACCAACATTAGCAAATCTCCTGACGGCAGCCGAGATGCTTAAGGGAAGACCACTTGCAGATGTGCCTGTAGTTCTGACCGGTATCGACCCATGCTTCGGCTGCATGGATAGAATCACTGTTATAGATGTAGACAAGAGCAAGGAATGGTCCGTCAGCGGGGAAGAGCTCAGAATATACGGAATAGAATACTACAAGAGGAAGGTGGGCAGATGTTGA
- a CDS encoding TatD family hydrolase: protein MGLIDAHVHTGDHLLNVKEFIKRGELRVAINSTSSQDAAEVLRLKREMSEAVFAFIGLHPNSEQSDISEVLKLITAQSELIDGVGEIGLDRRVEEQSVIENFRQQLEMAERLSKPVNLHSRGRLKDIIEILDSYRLQGVLFHWFDGTDSELTRVCDKGYFVGFGPASVYSKRLQKLMIKCPLENILTESDAPVRYSGCFEGAETDSRFISSVVFSISFLKKSDAVEIEKEIELNFSRYIKRPIHQ, encoded by the coding sequence ATGGGTCTTATAGACGCACATGTCCATACGGGCGATCATCTGCTTAATGTTAAGGAGTTTATTAAGAGGGGAGAGCTTCGTGTTGCAATCAATTCGACTTCATCGCAGGATGCGGCCGAAGTGTTGAGACTAAAAAGAGAGATGAGTGAGGCTGTTTTTGCCTTTATCGGCCTACATCCAAACTCTGAACAGAGCGATATAAGCGAGGTTTTGAAACTGATAACTGCTCAGTCAGAGCTTATAGATGGTGTAGGTGAAATAGGTCTTGACAGAAGAGTTGAGGAACAATCTGTTATAGAAAATTTCAGACAACAGCTAGAGATGGCTGAAAGATTGTCAAAGCCTGTCAATTTGCATTCGCGAGGAAGGCTGAAGGATATCATTGAGATTCTCGATAGCTATAGGCTGCAGGGGGTGCTCTTCCACTGGTTCGATGGAACAGATTCCGAGCTTACAAGAGTGTGTGATAAGGGTTATTTTGTCGGGTTTGGGCCAGCCAGCGTTTATTCCAAAAGATTGCAGAAGCTGATGATCAAATGCCCGCTGGAGAATATCCTTACAGAATCCGATGCCCCAGTCAGATATTCGGGCTGCTTTGAAGGCGCTGAGACCGATTCCAGGTTTATTTCCAGCGTAGTCTTTTCGATAAGCTTTTTGAAAAAATCTGACGCGGTAGAAATAGAAAAAGAGATTGAGCTGAATTTCAGCAGGTATATCAAAAGACCAATCCATCAATAA
- a CDS encoding transcription initiation factor IIB family protein, with amino-acid sequence MLSYVDSVASRLNIPDNARDEAKDVLRIILQSGRKQFVAAAVASCLYLACKKYQLPITMQEIGNAVEPKVNRHVIGRKCTSLYRLLYSDSPPKTMPPEAYVYRIASALKCSHSVVQHSLELIRWAKAAGSLVSGKHPAVIAAAALYLSAMKHGDALPQAELASKAGLADSKSLRRVIAILEKVDVEHP; translated from the coding sequence CTGCTTTCGTATGTTGATTCTGTTGCATCTAGGCTGAACATACCGGATAATGCGAGAGATGAAGCAAAGGATGTTCTGAGAATTATACTTCAATCAGGAAGGAAGCAGTTTGTTGCAGCTGCTGTAGCATCATGCCTGTACCTAGCATGCAAGAAATATCAGCTGCCGATAACGATGCAGGAAATAGGTAACGCAGTAGAACCCAAGGTAAATAGACACGTCATAGGAAGAAAATGCACAAGTCTGTATAGGCTGCTCTATTCCGATTCGCCTCCGAAGACGATGCCGCCTGAAGCTTACGTCTACCGGATAGCTTCTGCGCTGAAATGCTCACATTCAGTCGTTCAACATTCTCTAGAACTGATCAGATGGGCGAAAGCTGCAGGAAGCCTTGTGTCAGGCAAGCACCCAGCTGTAATCGCAGCTGCAGCGCTCTACCTCTCAGCAATGAAACACGGAGACGCTTTACCACAGGCAGAGTTAGCGTCGAAGGCTGGCCTAGCAGATTCCAAATCGCTCAGGAGAGTCATTGCTATACTCGAAAAGGTTGATGTAGAGCACCCCTGA
- a CDS encoding proton-conducting transporter membrane subunit, which yields MIFVVTLTEILFTSSAACLGLDFFSKKLGRYRPYAIGIFTTAALLLSLAIMLLNWSSYLGKTITSQPVASAYSSIFLSDSYTLFIIFLVLIISIASSVYSAFWLKPESNVGPYFSLLLVLTCSIIGVASAGDLLTLFLFWEGMSLASYGLVSFRKNYEFALEASLKYFFIVGLGSLVALFGISIIYSLTGNLQLASLGLLDMSNPLSSLALAMTVLGFGAEAAVVPLHTWLPDVYSAASSPVVTMISGTVTAMGVLGPFKILQPLALTSSGSPLSFRLLLILVSLFTMLIGNLGGLYQTNLRRMLGYSSIAQTGYLLSALSTFSSAGLVAVIFLIWNHGVLKSSFFALSGSVEEGYEGADFERLRGIGKQSKLLGTLFTLSSLGMVGAPPFGLFWGELLIVESLVLAGGPYLLLAAAVALNIVVSIGYYYRVINTVVFGEPSSSTSGYRADLLSVSLLLLSISLMTGLMPQLFLGLIT from the coding sequence ATGATCTTTGTTGTAACACTTACCGAGATCCTTTTCACTTCATCTGCTGCATGCCTTGGACTTGACTTCTTTTCGAAGAAACTTGGCAGGTATAGGCCCTACGCAATAGGCATTTTTACAACAGCAGCCCTTCTTCTCTCTTTGGCAATCATGCTCTTGAACTGGTCCAGTTATTTGGGGAAGACAATCACATCCCAGCCGGTTGCTTCTGCATATTCATCGATTTTCCTCTCTGACAGCTACACACTCTTCATCATCTTTCTTGTTCTGATAATATCGATTGCTTCTTCAGTCTATTCAGCATTTTGGCTCAAACCTGAAAGCAACGTGGGTCCCTACTTCTCTCTGCTTCTTGTACTCACCTGCTCTATCATAGGGGTTGCATCTGCAGGAGACCTGCTGACGCTATTTCTCTTCTGGGAAGGCATGAGTCTAGCCTCCTACGGCCTTGTCAGCTTCAGGAAGAACTACGAATTTGCACTCGAAGCTTCCCTGAAGTATTTCTTCATAGTTGGCCTAGGTAGCCTTGTAGCTCTTTTCGGCATATCGATCATATACTCCCTTACAGGTAATCTTCAGCTTGCTTCACTTGGGTTGCTCGATATGTCGAATCCGCTATCGTCTTTGGCTCTTGCTATGACGGTACTAGGTTTCGGTGCAGAGGCTGCGGTTGTGCCATTACACACATGGCTCCCAGACGTCTACTCTGCAGCTTCGTCTCCTGTTGTTACGATGATTTCTGGCACGGTAACAGCGATGGGGGTCTTGGGACCTTTCAAGATCCTTCAACCTTTAGCATTAACTTCATCTGGTTCTCCACTCAGCTTCAGGTTGCTTCTGATTCTGGTTAGTTTATTTACTATGCTGATAGGCAACCTTGGAGGGCTCTACCAGACAAACCTGAGAAGAATGCTTGGATACAGTTCGATCGCCCAGACAGGCTATTTGCTGTCTGCACTTTCAACATTCAGCTCAGCTGGGCTTGTAGCAGTGATATTCCTGATATGGAACCATGGAGTCCTCAAATCTAGTTTCTTTGCTCTGTCAGGTTCTGTTGAGGAAGGATATGAAGGCGCAGACTTCGAAAGACTAAGAGGGATAGGGAAGCAGAGCAAGCTCCTTGGAACACTTTTCACTCTGTCATCGCTCGGGATGGTAGGCGCGCCTCCTTTCGGTCTCTTCTGGGGTGAACTGCTGATAGTTGAATCGCTCGTCCTTGCAGGGGGGCCTTATTTGCTGCTAGCTGCAGCTGTTGCTCTGAACATAGTGGTCTCGATTGGCTACTACTACAGGGTGATAAACACGGTGGTATTTGGAGAACCCTCTTCAAGCACCTCAGGATACAGAGCAGACCTTCTCTCTGTATCGTTGCTCCTCCTTTCCATCAGTCTGATGACTGGGCTGATGCCCCAGCTGTTCCTTGGCCTCATTACATGA
- a CDS encoding NADH-quinone oxidoreductase subunit C: MIEEKLVEIAKEVSGNVSRTRKSFILKVNPEKVSDACQKVAGLNDFYHLSTITGVDIGEHITVMYHFWKGRDFITVSTDVPKSNPHLPSISSSLPSSLLYEAEVKDLLGVIFDGNPLMGTRLILPDIYPEDAPPPLTKEADSEKIRKMMELE, encoded by the coding sequence ATGATCGAGGAGAAGCTGGTTGAAATAGCAAAGGAGGTTTCAGGAAACGTTTCAAGGACAAGGAAGTCTTTCATACTCAAGGTGAACCCGGAAAAGGTAAGTGATGCATGTCAGAAGGTTGCAGGGTTGAATGACTTTTACCATCTCTCGACCATTACCGGCGTGGATATAGGAGAACATATAACTGTCATGTACCATTTCTGGAAGGGTAGGGATTTCATAACAGTCTCAACCGATGTCCCGAAGTCAAATCCTCACCTGCCAAGCATAAGCTCGTCTCTACCCTCTTCGCTCCTTTACGAGGCAGAGGTGAAGGACCTACTGGGAGTCATATTCGACGGAAACCCCCTGATGGGAACCAGGCTGATTCTGCCAGATATCTATCCTGAGGATGCGCCACCTCCTCTTACGAAGGAGGCAGACTCTGAAAAGATAAGGAAGATGATGGAGCTTGAGTGA
- a CDS encoding NADH-quinone oxidoreductase subunit K: protein MSFEQTILYVTGIALIMMGTFSIFASKNLIKSIISYQTVVFGVNLSLFASSLSFTGAQRLLGDTFVFISIVVGAAVEAAGLAIIITVFRKFKTLNPAEIRRLMH, encoded by the coding sequence TTGTCTTTTGAGCAAACAATTCTCTATGTAACAGGCATAGCTTTAATCATGATGGGAACGTTTTCAATATTTGCGTCGAAAAATCTGATAAAGAGCATAATTTCATACCAGACAGTTGTCTTCGGCGTCAACCTATCTCTTTTTGCTTCCAGCTTATCGTTCACAGGTGCACAGAGGCTACTCGGTGATACGTTCGTCTTCATCTCAATAGTTGTAGGCGCTGCAGTAGAGGCAGCAGGATTGGCAATAATCATAACGGTCTTCCGCAAATTCAAGACTCTAAACCCTGCAGAAATCAGGAGGCTTATGCATTGA
- a CDS encoding NADH-quinone oxidoreductase subunit L, whose amino-acid sequence MNELFFLAPWLVWLLPLSSVPFAPLVARLGHKPVWIYSLAVSMASLVFASVSAYTYHAATSSSIAEWVSLLSVQIQIDVDGLSLLISLLVSFLVTLVLIYSLSYIKTGYARYYSLILLFAGSMLGLVMAGNLIQFYFFWELVGICSALLIAFWYESDKARKAGMKAFIVTRIGDASLLLAIFVAYSLLGVTSFSGILSSFASLPKNYVLLFGILAFIGAMGKSAQVPLHGWLPDAMEGPTTVSALIHAATMVNAGVYLIIRLAPMYYSNTILSSMVLAIGLLSAFVGGLGALGSDDVKRVLAYSTISQLGLMFVAIGLNTASSATYHLISQGLFKALGFLSAGAVIESLGTRDMNEMGGLWRSMKITYSGFLLSVLAMSGLPPLVGFWSKESIISASGEGPLFYTLLVSSILTASYSFRALLKVFHGRAKSIVESKDPHPSMSLPIIILSVSVVIAWLPLEMQNLVAFSSLLPLPAYYTSILAIVIGFAPCLLAYQLYSARMKEIMMTNLILQRLKGLLRGGLGFDSFYSNVAISFSSIAKAVARIQSGILQYNVALIFAALFILLLLGAVHLI is encoded by the coding sequence TTGAATGAGCTCTTCTTCCTTGCCCCATGGCTTGTCTGGCTTCTACCTCTTTCATCAGTTCCCTTTGCCCCTTTAGTTGCCAGGCTGGGTCATAAGCCAGTATGGATATATAGCTTGGCTGTATCTATGGCCTCGCTCGTCTTTGCTTCAGTAAGTGCATACACCTATCATGCTGCTACCTCTTCTTCGATTGCAGAGTGGGTTTCTCTTCTCTCTGTTCAAATTCAGATAGATGTAGACGGTCTTTCTTTGCTGATCTCTCTGCTGGTCTCGTTTCTGGTTACCCTAGTGCTGATATATTCCCTTTCATACATAAAGACAGGGTATGCAAGGTACTACTCTCTGATTCTTCTCTTTGCAGGTTCTATGCTCGGGCTCGTGATGGCAGGTAATCTGATACAGTTTTATTTCTTCTGGGAGCTGGTTGGAATCTGCTCTGCCTTGCTGATAGCATTCTGGTATGAAAGCGACAAGGCAAGAAAGGCAGGGATGAAGGCATTCATAGTGACAAGAATAGGTGATGCTTCACTTCTTCTGGCAATATTCGTAGCCTATTCACTTTTAGGAGTTACCAGCTTTTCAGGTATTCTTTCCAGTTTTGCAAGCCTGCCCAAAAATTATGTATTGCTGTTTGGAATTCTTGCTTTCATAGGAGCCATGGGCAAGTCTGCTCAGGTACCTCTACATGGATGGCTGCCCGATGCAATGGAGGGTCCGACAACAGTCTCCGCTCTGATTCACGCTGCCACAATGGTCAATGCAGGAGTGTATCTTATCATAAGGCTTGCGCCCATGTATTACTCAAACACGATTCTTTCCTCCATGGTCTTAGCAATAGGTCTGCTCAGCGCCTTTGTAGGAGGGCTTGGCGCTCTTGGCTCAGATGATGTGAAGCGTGTTCTTGCTTATTCGACGATCAGCCAGCTCGGGCTGATGTTCGTTGCAATAGGGCTGAATACAGCCTCTTCTGCAACCTATCACCTAATTTCTCAGGGCCTCTTCAAGGCTCTCGGCTTTCTTTCGGCTGGTGCAGTCATAGAGAGCTTAGGAACCAGAGACATGAACGAAATGGGTGGATTATGGAGGTCGATGAAGATAACATACTCTGGATTCCTTCTTTCAGTCTTGGCTATGTCAGGACTGCCACCTTTGGTCGGGTTCTGGAGCAAAGAATCAATCATTTCAGCTTCGGGAGAAGGTCCTCTCTTCTACACACTTCTGGTCTCGTCGATACTTACAGCCTCCTACTCCTTCCGTGCACTTTTGAAGGTCTTTCATGGTCGGGCCAAAAGCATAGTTGAATCAAAGGACCCTCATCCAAGCATGTCTCTGCCTATCATCATCCTTTCAGTATCAGTTGTTATTGCATGGCTACCTCTAGAAATGCAAAACCTCGTTGCCTTCAGTTCTCTTCTTCCTTTGCCAGCCTACTATACTTCAATTCTGGCCATAGTCATTGGCTTCGCACCATGCCTGCTCGCATACCAGCTGTACTCCGCTAGGATGAAAGAAATCATGATGACAAACTTGATTTTGCAAAGATTGAAGGGATTGCTCCGTGGTGGTCTGGGCTTTGATTCATTTTACAGCAATGTAGCTATTTCATTCAGCTCGATTGCAAAGGCTGTGGCTAGAATACAATCAGGAATTCTTCAGTACAACGTTGCGCTCATCTTCGCGGCTCTATTCATCCTTCTGCTTCTTGGGGCGGTGCATCTGATATGA
- a CDS encoding class I SAM-dependent methyltransferase, with protein sequence MQTKEAKDDIVPDRHFPPFIMNNPLRRLLWPPEKKLVEFVKEGYVAADIGSGPGYYTIPMAKMVSKRGKVYAIDSDERAIERVKEKALRLKLNDVIIAEKGSAADLHMIEDNSVDFVLSNGTICCMAEHSAAAEEMSRIMKPSALAYVEVAKQPFANDPRAVSENEWRELLSIFQVMKEDESIFSRWAVVRRV encoded by the coding sequence ATGCAAACCAAGGAAGCTAAAGATGACATTGTTCCTGATAGGCATTTTCCTCCGTTTATCATGAACAACCCTCTTAGAAGACTCCTCTGGCCACCGGAGAAAAAACTGGTAGAATTTGTAAAAGAAGGCTATGTTGCAGCGGATATAGGATCTGGGCCGGGCTACTATACGATTCCAATGGCAAAAATGGTCAGCAAGAGAGGTAAAGTTTACGCCATCGACTCTGACGAAAGAGCGATTGAAAGAGTTAAGGAGAAGGCTTTGAGGTTAAAGCTGAATGACGTGATAATTGCTGAAAAGGGTTCCGCAGCTGACCTTCATATGATCGAAGATAATTCTGTGGATTTCGTCCTTTCAAACGGAACCATATGTTGCATGGCAGAACATTCTGCAGCAGCTGAGGAAATGTCAAGAATCATGAAACCTTCAGCATTAGCATATGTTGAGGTTGCAAAGCAGCCTTTTGCGAATGACCCCCGAGCGGTTTCAGAAAATGAATGGAGAGAACTTCTTTCCATTTTTCAAGTAATGAAAGAGGACGAGAGCATATTCAGCAGGTGGGCTGTGGTTAGGCGTGTTTAG
- a CDS encoding complex I subunit 1 family protein, with protein MNLLQLIQILVFPGLTFFVWVAFAFEWLERKTAARMQGRVGPMVAGPFGLLQPVADFFKLASKEIIIPRHSENFVLSWGPPLYFAAPAIGSIFIPVLSSSSTINHPLDVLFVLFILTFSTLMASLLGYSTAGRFSTIAVGRLVVQYTSYEIPLILSVISPAILAKSLSMSSVVAAQSQRWFVISSPLAFAVFIIASLAELEKPPFDIPSAKTEIVAGWMTDFSGNALAYIKLTKSLSYVFLSALAVTLFLGGPNGPVLFEDSILQYALNAFYFTTKLFLVGFLIFAIKTALARIRIDQAAELFWTVLTPLSLIQVGLAVLLGW; from the coding sequence TTGAACCTTCTGCAGCTAATTCAGATCCTTGTCTTTCCTGGCCTTACGTTCTTTGTATGGGTCGCATTTGCGTTCGAATGGCTGGAGAGAAAGACGGCAGCAAGAATGCAGGGTAGAGTAGGGCCTATGGTTGCTGGTCCCTTTGGGTTGTTGCAGCCCGTTGCTGATTTCTTCAAGCTTGCATCAAAGGAGATTATAATCCCCAGGCATTCAGAGAATTTTGTACTGTCATGGGGGCCACCCTTGTACTTTGCAGCACCAGCTATAGGCAGTATATTCATACCAGTTCTCAGCTCCAGCTCTACAATCAATCATCCTCTAGACGTTCTCTTCGTGCTCTTTATCCTGACTTTTTCGACACTGATGGCTTCTCTTTTGGGTTATTCTACTGCAGGAAGGTTCTCTACCATAGCTGTAGGAAGGCTGGTGGTTCAGTATACGAGTTATGAAATACCGCTGATCCTTTCAGTCATTTCCCCTGCGATTCTTGCAAAGAGCCTTTCGATGAGCTCCGTAGTTGCTGCACAGTCTCAGCGGTGGTTCGTAATCTCCTCTCCTCTTGCTTTTGCAGTCTTCATAATAGCCTCGCTGGCAGAGCTGGAAAAGCCTCCGTTTGACATACCGAGTGCGAAGACGGAAATAGTGGCAGGCTGGATGACAGACTTTTCCGGAAATGCTCTTGCTTACATCAAGCTGACAAAGAGCCTCAGCTATGTATTTCTTTCTGCTCTAGCTGTAACACTGTTTCTGGGCGGGCCGAACGGGCCAGTACTCTTTGAAGATTCGATTCTTCAGTACGCTCTCAACGCCTTCTACTTCACGACAAAGCTCTTCTTAGTTGGCTTCTTGATCTTCGCAATAAAGACAGCGCTTGCAAGGATAAGAATCGACCAGGCGGCAGAGCTTTTCTGGACAGTTCTCACTCCACTCAGCCTCATTCAGGTTGGTCTGGCTGTACTACTAGGGTGGTAA